In the genome of Ignavibacteria bacterium, the window GATACCATAATTTTGCGATTGCACCCAGCAAGCCCAATCCAAGACAGACCCAAGGAAGTCTTGAAGGTTTCAGTCCTATTGCATCGTCCAACCCATGAACTGCGTATGGAGTGAAGACATCGAGAATTTCGTAATTGTTATCACGTGCGGCTCTCGTTGCATTTAAAATGTCTTTTTCATTTTCGAAGTAGCTGATGAAAAGTCTTCTCGTCATTTACTGCCTCCATGAGAATTTTTCCCATAGTTCAAAACACCCTTTATTTCTCCAATCGAAATCATTGGAAGAAACCGCGCAAACAAAAGAAAGAGTGTGAAAAATAATCCAAAGCTTCCTATCAAAGTCGCAATCTCAACAGACGTGGGAATATAATTTGCCCAGCTTGCAGGGAGATAATCTCGGCTTAAGGATATTGTAATGATCACAAATCTTTCAAACCACATTCCAACATTTATAAAAATTGAAAGAATGAAGACTAAAATCATATTAGTCCGGATTTTTTTCCACCAGAAAAACTGAGGAATGACAATATTACAGAAAACCATAATCCAGTATGCCCAAGCGAATGGTCCAAGTGCACGATTAATGAAAGCGAATTTTTCGTAAGGATTACCGCTGTAAAGCGCAATGAAAAATTCAGTTGCGTATGCTAAACCTACAATTCCCCCAGTCGCAATAATTATTTTACACATTGATTCAACATGCTTTGCTGTAATGTAATCTTCAAAGTGAAATACTTTTCGGACAATCAGCATCAATGAAAGCACCATAGCAAACCCTGAGAAGACTGCACCTGCAACAAAGTACGGCGGAAAAATTGTCGTATGCCATCCTGGAATAACTGAAGTCGCAAAATCCCAGCTGACGATTGTGTGAACTGAAACCACTAACGGAGTCGCAAGCCCAGCAAGAAGCGTGTAGACCGTTTCATAACGCGACCAAGTTTTATTCGAACCATTCCAACCGAGACTAAAAAAACCAGCGAAGAATTTTTTAAGCTTTGATTTGGTTCTGTCACGAATCGTGGCAAGATCTGGAATTAATCCTACATACCAAAACACTAAAGAGATTGTGAAGTAAGTTCCGATTGCAAACATATCCCAAACTAACGGTGAACGGAAATTTACCCATAAAGGTCCTCGAAGATTTGGATATGGGATTACCCAAAATGCAAGCCAGGGTCTTCCCATGTGTATGATTGGAAAAATTCCAGCACAGATTACGGCAAAAATTGTCATCGCTTCTGCAGAACGATTGACCGAAGTTCTCCATTTTTGATTGAAAAGAAAGAGAATCGCTGAAATCAAAGTTCCTGCATGACCTATTCCAATCCAAAAAACAAAATTAGTTATGTCAAATGCCCATCCAACAGTATTATTTAAACCCCAAGTCCCAATCCCAGTTTGAATTTGATAAGTTACTGCAACTATACCAACAATTAACATTGACAATGCGGCAAAAAAAGTTATCCACCAGGCAATTGAAGACTTTTTTTCGAACGGTGCACAAACATCATGTGTAACATCAGAATAAGTTTTATTTCCAAGTATCAGAGGTTTACGAAGTATCGAATAATTATCAGCCATTTACTTTCTCCTCTTCGCTGCTATTCTTGACATACTTTAGGTAGCCGACAGATGGCTTAACTCCAAGTTCATCAAGCACACGATAATATCTTGAGTCTTTTATTTGTTTTGAAATCATGCTTTCGTTGTCGTTTATATCACCAAAAGTAATTGCTTGAGCAGGACAGGATTGCTGACATGCCGGTTTGATATTGCCGTCTTTTAACACAGTACCATCGATCTTCGCTTTTATCTTTGCTTCTTGAATTCTCTGAATACAGAAACTGCATTTTTCCATAACCCCGCGTTCACGTACAGTTACATCGGGATTCAAAACCAATTTCTGCATTTCATCTTCCTGCTCATAGTCGAACCAATTAAACCTTCGCACTTTATAAGGACAATTGTTCGAGCAATATCGAGTTCCAACACATCTATTATAAACTTGTTGATTTAATCCTTCTTCGCTATGGACCGTTGCAAGTACAGGGCAAACAGTCTCACATGGAGCATTGTCGCAGTGATGACACATCATCGGCTGATGCGAAATGCTCAGTTCTCCGGTTTCTTCATCGTAATACCTATCGATGCGAATCCAGGTCAGCTCACGATTTCTGTAGACTTCGTCTTTTCCGACAACTGGAATATTATTTTCTGCTGTGCAGGCAATAACACAAGCAGAACATCCTGTGCAGGCAGAAAGATCAATCGACATACCCCAGTGATATCCGGTGTATTTGTGCTCTTCCGGCCATAAACTAGGATGTTCCGCTTTGCGGAGGTTTTGAGTGTGTGGAGCTTTTAAATATTCTTCGAGTGTTAGCTTTTGAACTATTGGACGTGCTTGGCCATTTAATACATCAACATTCTTAGGTTCTTGAAGTGAATGATGCTCTTGGGTTGATGCGAGCAAATATTTTCCCCTAAGTT includes:
- a CDS encoding hydrogenase, producing the protein MADNYSILRKPLILGNKTYSDVTHDVCAPFEKKSSIAWWITFFAALSMLIVGIVAVTYQIQTGIGTWGLNNTVGWAFDITNFVFWIGIGHAGTLISAILFLFNQKWRTSVNRSAEAMTIFAVICAGIFPIIHMGRPWLAFWVIPYPNLRGPLWVNFRSPLVWDMFAIGTYFTISLVFWYVGLIPDLATIRDRTKSKLKKFFAGFFSLGWNGSNKTWSRYETVYTLLAGLATPLVVSVHTIVSWDFATSVIPGWHTTIFPPYFVAGAVFSGFAMVLSLMLIVRKVFHFEDYITAKHVESMCKIIIATGGIVGLAYATEFFIALYSGNPYEKFAFINRALGPFAWAYWIMVFCNIVIPQFFWWKKIRTNMILVFILSIFINVGMWFERFVIITISLSRDYLPASWANYIPTSVEIATLIGSFGLFFTLFLLFARFLPMISIGEIKGVLNYGKNSHGGSK